From a region of the Anaerobaca lacustris genome:
- a CDS encoding toll/interleukin-1 receptor domain-containing protein, with amino-acid sequence MAAAFQYDVFLSHSRKDKPIVREPGKHLKTDGLKVWVEERETRLGDSIPARIEEHI; translated from the coding sequence ATGGCCGCAGCGTTCCAATACGATGTCTTCCTGAGCCACAGCAGGAAAGACAAACCCATCGTCCGAGAACCCGGCAAGCATCTCAAAACCGACGGCCTGAAGGTCTGGGTCGAGGAAAGGGAGACCAGGCTCGGCGACAGCATCCCTGCCAGGATTGAGGAACATATATGA
- a CDS encoding AP2 domain-containing protein: MMSKPAKKKSPERVQTKDTPTDACPAPPSEPPKRTCFHCVFAHWVQPGVSALFPNGWMSRLMCVNCDRSPGEMCEVWPASTCTNFRARRKPPVRLEEPAPPSDEIRYIALTQGKFAIVDAADYEWLSQYKWHLVAPGKLYAGRKEGGKTIYMHREIMQPPPGMMVDHIDGNGLHNRRANMRNCTNQQNMQNIHKRRSGASIYKGVYYDKRRHTWYARICHNGKNINLGTFPTEIEAARAYDRAARQLFGEFAHLNFPEEV; encoded by the coding sequence ATGATGAGCAAGCCCGCCAAGAAGAAGTCCCCCGAACGCGTCCAAACCAAAGACACCCCAACCGACGCCTGCCCGGCTCCGCCCTCCGAGCCGCCCAAGCGAACCTGCTTCCACTGCGTCTTCGCACACTGGGTCCAACCCGGCGTCTCGGCCCTGTTCCCCAACGGCTGGATGAGCCGCCTGATGTGCGTCAACTGCGACAGATCGCCCGGCGAGATGTGCGAGGTCTGGCCCGCCTCGACATGCACGAACTTCCGCGCCCGCCGCAAGCCCCCGGTCCGGCTCGAAGAGCCCGCCCCGCCCAGCGACGAGATCCGCTACATCGCCCTGACCCAGGGCAAGTTCGCCATCGTCGACGCCGCCGACTACGAGTGGCTCAGCCAGTACAAATGGCACCTCGTCGCCCCCGGCAAGCTGTACGCCGGCCGCAAAGAAGGCGGAAAGACCATCTACATGCACCGCGAGATCATGCAGCCGCCTCCCGGCATGATGGTCGACCACATCGACGGCAACGGCCTGCATAACCGCCGGGCCAACATGCGCAACTGCACGAACCAACAGAACATGCAGAACATCCACAAACGCCGCTCCGGCGCCTCCATCTACAAGGGCGTCTACTACGACAAGCGACGCCACACCTGGTACGCCCGCATCTGCCACAACGGCAAAAACATCAACCTCGGCACCTTCCCCACCGAAATCGAAGCCGCCCGAGCCTACGACCGAGCCGCCCGCCAACTCTTCGGCGAATTCGCCCATCTGAACTTCCCGGAGGAAGTTTAG